The genomic window GCAGGACGGCGCCGGCGGCGACGCCCTCGGGCGCGGGGTGCCGGGCGGTCTCGTCGGCGGCGCCGGTGAGGCCCAGGGCGAGCAGCGCGGCGGCGAGGGGCGCGAGACGCGCGTCGTCCGCTCCGGCGAGGGCCGGGCCCTCGGGCGTCGAGAGCACGCCGACGACGAGCAGATCGGCCTCGAGATCGGCGGCGGGAGCGGACGTGACGGCGAGGGAGGGGCAGGTCATGGGCTCCATCGTAGGACGGGGGCTCGGGGGGTCGCGGAGCGCGCGCCGGGCATCCCGGATCGCCTGTTCGCTGTCGGCAGGTGCTCGGAGCACGGGTGCGCCCCCGGGGCCGATCTAGCATTGAGGCATGCGCGATCCCGAGAGCCTCTACCGCCTTCTGCCCGGCGATGACGAGGTCCCGCGCGGGCTGCCGCTCGTCGCGGGCCTGACCGGGTTCTCCGACGCGGGGGGCGCCGTCTCCCAGGTGTCCGCCTACCTCCTCGACGAGCTCGAGCACCGCGATCTCGCCGTCTTCGACAACGACGAGCTGCTGGACTGGCGCGCTCGTCGGCCCGTGATCGTCTTCGACGAGACCCGCATCACCGAGTTCCGCATGCCGTCACTGGCCCTGCGCCTGGCCGAGGACGAGCTCGGGGCGCCGTTCCTGCTGCTCACCGGCTACGAGCCCGACTTCCACTGGGAGGCCTTCGTCGCCGCCGTGCGGTCGCTCATCGATCGCTTCGAGGTCTCGGCGACGACGTGGATCCACGCCATCCCGATGCCGGTGCCGCACACGCGGCCGATCGGGGTGACCGTGAGCGGCAGCCGCGAGGACCTCATCGAGGCGCTCTCGATCTGGCGCCCGCGCACGCAGGCCCCCGGCAACGCGATGCACCTGCTCGAGCACCGGCTGCACGGCAGCGGGCATCCCGTCACCGGCTTCGTGCTGCTCGTGCCGCACTACCTCGCCGACACCGAGTTCCCCTCCGCCGCGGTGACCGCGCTCGAGAGCCTGACGGCCGCGACCGGTCTGCTGTTCCCGACCGACCGTCTGCGCGAGGAGGGCAGGGAGTTCCTCGCGAAGATCGACGACCAGGTCGAGGGCAACACCGAGCTCGCCCGCCTCGTCGGCACGCTCGAGGAGCGGCACGACTCCTACATGGAGGACAACCCGCTTCGCTCGCCGCTCACCGATGAGGACGGCGAGCTGCCCAGCGCCGACTCGATCGCCGCCGAGCTCGAGAACTTCCTCGCGGTTCGCCGCGCGACCGACGACGACCGCGAGCTCTGAGCCCGGCCGGCTCCTCCGCCGGCGCGCCCTAGGCTGATCGCGTGGATTCGCGCCGGGCCGTCGTCGTGCTCGTCATCGCCGGCGCTGCCTACATCACGGCGATCCTGCAGCGCACCTCGCTCAGCGTCGCGGGGGTCGTCGCCACCGACAGGTTCTCGGTCGACGCGACCGCGCTCTCCTCGCTCGCGGTGCTGCAGCTGCTCGTCTACGCCCTGCTGCAGATCCCCGTGGGCGTGCTCGTCGATCGCTTCGGGCCGCGCGCGCTGATCGGCATCGGGGCGATCGTCATGGCGTCGGGGCAGATCGTGCTCGCCGTCGCCCCCGACATCGGCATCGCCGTGCTCGGCCGCATCCTCGTCGGCGCGGGCGATGCCATGACCTTCATCTCGGTGCTCCGTCTTCTCGGGCACTGGTTCTCGCCCCGCCGCCTCCCGGTGCTCTCGCAGTGGGTGGGCACCCTCGGGCAGAGCGGGCAGCTGCTCTCCGCCGTCCCGCTGGGCGCCGTCCTCGCGACCGCGGGGTGGCAGCCGGCCTTCCTCGGCCTGGCCTCGATCTCGGTGGTGGTCGCCGCGGCCGTCCTGCTCGCGGTCCGCGACGCCCCTCCCGGTGCGGAGCGCGGACGCGCGGCGACGCTGCGCATCGCGCTGCGGCAATTGCGGGATGCCCTCCGCCGGCCGGGCACGCGCCTCGCCTTCTGGGCTCACGCCGTGACCGGCTCGCCCGGCACCGTGCTCGTCATGCTCTGGGGCTTCCCGGCGCTCTCGGTCGGGCTCGGGTACGGGCCGGCACTCGCGTCGGCGCTGCTGAGCATCGTGGTGGTGGCCGGAGCGCTCATCGGCCCGGTGATCGGGCTCCTGTCGGCGCGGTTCCCCTACCGGCGCTCCAGCATCGTGCTCGGCATCGTCGCCGTCATGGGCGCGGCATGGGCGGTCGTGCTCCTCTGGCCCGACCGCCCGCCGCTCGCGGCGATCGTGGTGCTCCTCGTGGTGATCGCGGTGGGCGGCCCCGGGTCGCTCATCGGGTTCGACTTCGCCCGCACCTTCAACCCGGGGCCGAGCCAGGGGGCCGCCTCGGGGTTCGTCAACGTCGGCGGCTTCTCGATCTCGGTGGTGCTGCTCCTGGGCATCGGTCTCGTCCTCGACGCCCTGAGCCCCGGAGCCGAGCCCGCGGCGCTGTACGCGTGGGAGAACTGGCGGCCGGCCTTCGCGCTGCAGTTCCCCGTCATCGCCGCCGCGCTCATCCCGCTCCTCATCGCCCGGCGCCGGACGCGGCGGCGTCTGCAGGAGGAGGAGGGCATCGCGGTCGCCCCGCTCTGGGTGGCGATCGTGCGCCGCCGCCGTGCACGCCGCTCTCGCAAACCTGTGCGATAATTGAGGTTCACGACCCGGTCGGACGCCCCGCCCGCACCGCTCTCATCCAGAGCGCGCGAGCACAGCGACTTGACATGGGTCGTTGTTCTGCCCGGAGGCCGCGCCGCCGGAGATGCACCGCCCGGAGGCTCCGACTCCGGATGATCGCGAAAGAGGGTTCCATGGCCACCCGAACCACCACCGACGCCCCCGCGTCGACCGAGACCGAGGCGCCCACGAGCGCCGCCCCCGCGGCCAAGGCCGCCCCCGCCAAGAGAGCGCCGGCGAAGAAGCCGGCAGCAGCGGCCAAGGCCGCGCCCGCCAAGGCTCCGGCCGCGAAG from Microcella daejeonensis includes these protein-coding regions:
- a CDS encoding proteasome assembly chaperone family protein translates to MRDPESLYRLLPGDDEVPRGLPLVAGLTGFSDAGGAVSQVSAYLLDELEHRDLAVFDNDELLDWRARRPVIVFDETRITEFRMPSLALRLAEDELGAPFLLLTGYEPDFHWEAFVAAVRSLIDRFEVSATTWIHAIPMPVPHTRPIGVTVSGSREDLIEALSIWRPRTQAPGNAMHLLEHRLHGSGHPVTGFVLLVPHYLADTEFPSAAVTALESLTAATGLLFPTDRLREEGREFLAKIDDQVEGNTELARLVGTLEERHDSYMEDNPLRSPLTDEDGELPSADSIAAELENFLAVRRATDDDREL
- a CDS encoding MFS transporter, whose translation is MDSRRAVVVLVIAGAAYITAILQRTSLSVAGVVATDRFSVDATALSSLAVLQLLVYALLQIPVGVLVDRFGPRALIGIGAIVMASGQIVLAVAPDIGIAVLGRILVGAGDAMTFISVLRLLGHWFSPRRLPVLSQWVGTLGQSGQLLSAVPLGAVLATAGWQPAFLGLASISVVVAAAVLLAVRDAPPGAERGRAATLRIALRQLRDALRRPGTRLAFWAHAVTGSPGTVLVMLWGFPALSVGLGYGPALASALLSIVVVAGALIGPVIGLLSARFPYRRSSIVLGIVAVMGAAWAVVLLWPDRPPLAAIVVLLVVIAVGGPGSLIGFDFARTFNPGPSQGAASGFVNVGGFSISVVLLLGIGLVLDALSPGAEPAALYAWENWRPAFALQFPVIAAALIPLLIARRRTRRRLQEEEGIAVAPLWVAIVRRRRARRSRKPVR